In Paenibacillus sonchi, a single genomic region encodes these proteins:
- a CDS encoding beta-ketoacyl-ACP synthase III yields the protein MQLRHVKILGTGKYLPTRKVTDEELDTLLGTPAGWVNKITGVGVRHYAGGGETASTMGAKAAEAALLAAGLSFADIDCLVCTSGTKEQPLPSTAVFIQQAMGQENSGVPAFDIDSTCLSFLVGLDVMSYMVEAGRYRNVLLVASEIASAGLDYEDKESAALFGDGAAAVVIGPSPAGESSKILHASLKTYSSGARYSEIAGGGTRLHARKFSRENALPYLFHMDGQAIFRKASKLLPEFLEDMLAQSHTQMEDFRLVVPHQGSAMAMRLLRKKLGIAEDRFLDNTPGHGNTIAASIPMGLHEAVSQGRVQRGDRILFIGTAAGLSLGGLILDY from the coding sequence GTGCAGCTTAGACATGTAAAAATCCTGGGAACGGGTAAATATTTACCCACCAGGAAGGTGACGGATGAGGAATTGGACACACTGCTGGGGACACCTGCAGGCTGGGTCAATAAAATAACGGGTGTAGGGGTGCGGCATTATGCCGGCGGGGGTGAAACGGCCTCCACCATGGGGGCAAAAGCGGCGGAAGCGGCGCTTCTGGCGGCAGGCCTCAGCTTTGCGGATATCGATTGCCTGGTTTGTACCAGCGGAACCAAGGAGCAGCCGCTGCCGAGTACAGCCGTATTTATACAGCAGGCCATGGGACAGGAGAACTCTGGCGTGCCGGCTTTTGATATCGATTCAACCTGCCTCAGCTTTCTGGTAGGCCTGGATGTCATGTCCTATATGGTCGAAGCCGGGCGATACCGGAATGTGCTTCTGGTAGCTTCGGAGATTGCTTCAGCCGGGCTTGATTACGAAGACAAGGAGAGTGCGGCACTGTTTGGAGACGGGGCGGCTGCGGTGGTCATTGGTCCGAGTCCAGCCGGGGAGTCTTCGAAGATTCTGCACGCCTCGCTCAAAACATACAGCAGCGGCGCCCGTTATTCGGAGATTGCCGGAGGAGGCACCAGACTGCATGCCCGGAAATTCAGCAGGGAGAATGCACTGCCTTATCTTTTCCATATGGACGGACAAGCCATTTTCAGAAAAGCTTCTAAGCTCCTTCCAGAATTTTTGGAAGACATGCTGGCACAGAGCCATACGCAAATGGAGGATTTCCGTTTGGTGGTGCCCCATCAGGGAAGTGCGATGGCCATGCGGCTGCTCCGCAAAAAGCTGGGCATAGCCGAGGACAGATTCCTCGACAATACGCCGGGTCATGGCAATACCATTGCGGCTTCAATCCCGATGGGGCTGCATGAAGCGGTCAGTCAGGGGCGGGTGCAGCGGGGAGACCGCATACTGTTCATTGGAACCGCAGCCGGTCTGTCACTGGGAGGCCTGATCCTTGATTACTGA
- a CDS encoding GNAT family N-acetyltransferase, which produces MNDGVYLYDRDSARELQWPDTEYGRYAREYLSAMLEHPAEHFIANVHTTVKAVVVDGLPIPITVNENEYANSYVCSPYTHYVSYAQEELALLNNRLLEGTLAVLLRGMGLLLRTARFNKVVQVNNWLLSTNLYPPVSPDQLLKVIDFLRSEYPGYTVLLRSLSKETSGALLEALDGYGCKWVPSRQIYLLQHPAGSKAKWLVKRDRALLDKHGYTVDPPGQITEEDIPRIVELYELLYIHKYSKHNPQFTEAYIRLALEKRTLYIYGLRKNGRLDAVLGFYSREGAMTAPLFGYDTSLPQPLGLYRMLSAVLIDLAGSRGELLHESSGVGQFKRNRGAVGATELSAVCDQGTSWLNRCSWSFLGWLLRRVGIPLIRKLKL; this is translated from the coding sequence TTGAACGACGGAGTGTATCTATATGACCGGGACAGCGCCCGGGAGCTGCAATGGCCTGACACGGAATATGGCCGGTATGCACGGGAATACCTTTCAGCAATGCTGGAGCATCCGGCAGAGCACTTTATCGCCAATGTGCATACAACCGTCAAGGCGGTAGTGGTTGACGGTCTGCCGATCCCGATTACCGTAAATGAAAACGAGTATGCCAATTCCTATGTCTGCTCCCCGTACACGCATTATGTCAGCTATGCCCAAGAGGAGCTGGCGTTATTGAATAACCGGCTGCTGGAGGGAACATTGGCTGTTCTTCTGCGGGGTATGGGGCTTCTGCTGCGGACTGCCCGGTTTAACAAGGTGGTCCAGGTCAACAACTGGCTGCTGTCCACCAACCTGTATCCCCCGGTAAGTCCGGATCAGCTGCTGAAAGTAATTGATTTTCTCCGCTCCGAGTATCCCGGTTATACGGTTCTTTTGCGCTCCCTCAGCAAGGAGACTTCCGGTGCTCTCCTGGAGGCCCTGGACGGATATGGCTGCAAATGGGTGCCGAGCCGCCAGATTTATCTGCTGCAGCATCCCGCAGGGTCCAAGGCGAAATGGCTGGTCAAACGTGACCGGGCTTTGCTGGATAAGCATGGCTACACGGTTGACCCGCCCGGGCAGATTACGGAGGAGGATATCCCCCGCATTGTGGAGCTGTACGAACTGCTATATATACATAAATATTCGAAGCATAACCCGCAGTTTACGGAGGCCTACATCCGGCTGGCGCTGGAGAAGCGGACGCTTTATATATACGGGCTGCGCAAAAACGGCAGGCTTGACGCCGTACTCGGCTTCTACAGCCGTGAAGGCGCGATGACAGCGCCGCTGTTCGGCTATGATACCTCACTGCCCCAGCCGCTCGGCCTGTACCGGATGCTGTCGGCCGTACTGATCGATCTTGCCGGAAGCAGGGGAGAGCTGCTGCATGAAAGCTCCGGGGTAGGGCAGTTCAAGCGCAACCGTGGAGCTGTGGGGGCCACAGAACTGTCGGCGGTCTGTGACCAAGGCACATCCTGGCTGAACCGCTGCAGCTGGTCCTTTTTGGGCTGGCTGCTCCGGCGGGTCGGTATCCCGTTGATCCGGAAGTTGAAGCTGTAG
- a CDS encoding ATP-grasp domain-containing protein, whose amino-acid sequence MITDPSGSPPVMNVLITGGRAPVALELSRLLQAAGHRVYAAESAEYHLCRVSSAVERSFRAPPPRHDPEAYIDLLARLVEELHIDVLIPQCEEIFYISAGLARLRGCRVLSAERETLARLHHKGEFIAWARELGLTVPETRLLSSPEEWRIQTDEAAHKREAWVYKPAYSRFASKVILPRTVNGRQEGIGGPRSLAAPRGISSAAPWVAQQYITGEAICTYSVVHQGEVIAHAAYGSRYRTGRSGASVYFEHLEHPAALDWVQRFSRASGFSGQIGFDFIQVQEGTLYPIECNPRATSGIHLFAAEDGLVQALLNPEQRALAGTVSMPRSGKKSMLALPMLACALRPGPAGLAEWGRALRQAEDVIFRKSDPRPFREQLRIIYHACRLARRNKISVTEALTEDIEWNGE is encoded by the coding sequence TTGATTACTGATCCTTCCGGCAGTCCGCCGGTCATGAATGTGCTCATTACCGGCGGACGGGCACCTGTGGCGCTGGAGCTCTCCCGGCTCTTGCAGGCTGCGGGGCACCGGGTGTATGCCGCAGAAAGCGCCGAATACCATTTATGCCGCGTTTCTTCGGCTGTAGAACGAAGCTTTCGCGCCCCGCCGCCAAGGCACGACCCGGAAGCTTATATTGATCTGCTGGCGAGGCTGGTGGAAGAACTGCACATTGATGTGCTGATTCCGCAGTGCGAGGAGATTTTTTATATTTCGGCCGGTCTTGCCCGCCTCCGCGGCTGCCGCGTGCTTTCCGCAGAACGGGAGACGCTGGCAAGACTGCACCATAAGGGCGAGTTCATTGCCTGGGCCCGCGAACTGGGATTAACCGTCCCCGAGACCCGTCTGCTCAGCAGCCCGGAGGAATGGAGAATCCAGACGGATGAAGCGGCACATAAAAGGGAGGCCTGGGTGTACAAACCGGCGTATTCCCGCTTTGCCTCCAAAGTGATTCTGCCCCGGACGGTCAACGGGAGGCAGGAGGGCATAGGGGGCCCGCGCAGCCTTGCCGCTCCGCGCGGCATTTCATCCGCTGCGCCATGGGTGGCTCAGCAGTATATCACAGGTGAGGCCATCTGCACTTACAGTGTTGTGCATCAAGGTGAGGTCATCGCACATGCGGCATACGGCAGCAGATACCGGACCGGCAGGTCGGGAGCGAGTGTATACTTTGAGCATCTGGAGCATCCGGCGGCTTTGGACTGGGTGCAGCGCTTCAGCCGGGCTTCCGGCTTCAGCGGCCAGATCGGCTTTGATTTCATCCAGGTGCAGGAGGGAACCTTGTATCCGATCGAGTGCAACCCGCGTGCGACCAGCGGGATTCATCTGTTCGCTGCGGAGGACGGGCTGGTGCAGGCGCTGCTGAATCCGGAGCAGCGGGCTCTGGCCGGAACCGTCAGCATGCCGCGTTCCGGCAAAAAGTCCATGCTCGCGCTTCCCATGCTCGCCTGCGCCCTGCGGCCGGGACCGGCAGGCCTGGCGGAGTGGGGAAGAGCGCTGCGCCAGGCGGAGGATGTAATCTTCCGCAAAAGTGATCCGCGCCCCTTCCGCGAGCAGCTTCGGATCATCTATCACGCCTGCCGCTTGGCCAGGCGGAACAAGATTTCAGTTACTGAAGCCCTGACAGAAGACATAGAATGGAACGGTGAATGA
- a CDS encoding putative ABC transporter permease encodes MLGDAPGSLLAGEYFFYFMLYSFLGWVLEGSYNLYSLGTFRKEGFLRGPFKPMYGFAPLLLLAAKDLGLSLPLMILLALIIPSAVEYASGWLLKSVFHKQWWDYSGMPYQLQGHICLKFSLYWWGLATVCVYCLQPLIERLYLRISALWLLLLPLAALMLAADLLWTCRTRRRSVKGLELGEG; translated from the coding sequence TTGCTGGGGGATGCTCCGGGTTCGCTGCTGGCCGGTGAATATTTTTTTTATTTTATGCTGTATTCCTTTCTGGGCTGGGTTCTGGAGGGCAGCTATAATCTGTACAGCCTGGGAACGTTCCGCAAGGAAGGGTTCCTCAGAGGCCCCTTTAAGCCGATGTACGGCTTTGCCCCGCTGCTGCTGCTGGCTGCCAAGGATCTGGGGCTTTCGCTGCCGCTGATGATCCTGCTGGCGTTAATCATCCCGTCTGCTGTCGAATACGCCAGCGGATGGCTGCTGAAGTCTGTTTTTCATAAGCAGTGGTGGGATTATTCGGGGATGCCCTATCAGCTGCAGGGGCACATCTGCCTGAAATTTTCCTTATACTGGTGGGGGCTGGCGACGGTTTGTGTATATTGCCTGCAGCCGCTCATCGAGAGGCTGTATCTCCGGATTTCCGCATTGTGGCTGCTGCTGCTGCCACTAGCGGCGCTGATGCTTGCAGCCGATCTGCTCTGGACCTGCCGGACCCGGCGGCGCAGCGTGAAGGGGCTTGAGCTTGGGGAAGGCTGA
- a CDS encoding NAD(P)-dependent oxidoreductase: MMTRVLVTGATGFLGRHAVRRFAELGWEVSGLGRNREAGQQIEKDGAVFVCEDLRHTEAAARACTGMDLVFHCAALSSPWGKYSDFVACNVEATRNIAEGCKRHGVPRLIHISTPSLYSSRKSRLGIREADPLPPKPANSYAATKLMAERVVQQAAGEGLAVFILRPRAIFGPMDNALFPGFLQPIRAKACRFWTAAGP; this comes from the coding sequence ATGATGACTAGAGTGCTTGTAACGGGTGCAACGGGCTTTCTTGGCCGTCATGCGGTTCGGAGGTTCGCAGAGCTGGGCTGGGAAGTATCCGGGCTTGGGCGGAACCGGGAGGCCGGGCAGCAGATAGAAAAGGACGGGGCAGTCTTTGTATGTGAAGATCTGCGCCACACGGAAGCAGCGGCCCGCGCATGCACAGGGATGGATCTCGTCTTTCATTGTGCGGCGCTATCCTCCCCTTGGGGCAAATACAGTGATTTTGTGGCCTGCAATGTGGAAGCCACACGCAACATAGCAGAGGGCTGCAAGCGGCACGGTGTCCCGCGCCTGATTCATATCTCCACTCCAAGCCTGTATTCCAGCCGCAAGAGCCGCTTAGGCATCCGGGAAGCAGACCCGCTCCCGCCGAAACCGGCTAACAGCTATGCGGCAACCAAGCTTATGGCGGAGCGTGTCGTGCAGCAGGCAGCCGGAGAAGGGCTGGCGGTATTTATACTGCGGCCCCGGGCGATCTTCGGGCCTATGGACAATGCCCTGTTCCCCGGCTTCTTGCAGCCAATCAGGGCAAAGGCGTGCCGCTTCTGGACGGCGGCGGGGCCATGA
- a CDS encoding TetR/AcrR family transcriptional regulator — translation MLINEQTRQSDDYNLASCKGMNPLTDKDRDLRVIRTKRLIDEAFMELLKEKGISGLTVRDLTQRAGINRGTFYLHYHDICELIERTEMMKELEELFRPADFEAMLYNNTEQTPFGPVVRAFTHLSKHADFFKAIFDPKGSKALGERLKYLMGTHMYDHVKQSSGGATLGGIPDRYLINYLGAAQFGLIQTWLESGMTYTAEEMALMLTRLIQTGPLQSVALQEVD, via the coding sequence ATGTTGATTAATGAACAGACCCGGCAAAGTGACGATTATAATCTAGCTTCATGCAAAGGAATGAATCCATTGACGGACAAAGACAGGGATCTTAGGGTAATCCGCACCAAGCGGCTGATTGATGAAGCGTTCATGGAGCTGCTGAAAGAAAAAGGGATCAGCGGGCTGACGGTCAGAGATTTGACGCAGCGGGCCGGAATTAACCGCGGGACCTTTTATCTCCATTACCATGATATTTGCGAGCTGATTGAGCGGACAGAGATGATGAAGGAGCTGGAGGAACTTTTTAGACCGGCAGATTTTGAAGCAATGCTATACAACAACACAGAGCAAACACCCTTCGGGCCGGTCGTCAGAGCTTTCACCCATTTAAGCAAACATGCTGATTTTTTTAAGGCGATTTTTGATCCCAAAGGATCAAAAGCACTGGGAGAACGGCTGAAATATCTGATGGGCACACATATGTATGACCATGTGAAGCAAAGCAGCGGCGGCGCAACACTTGGCGGCATCCCCGACCGCTATTTGATCAACTATCTCGGTGCGGCCCAGTTCGGACTGATTCAGACCTGGCTGGAATCAGGTATGACCTACACCGCCGAAGAAATGGCGCTGATGCTGACCCGACTGATTCAAACGGGGCCTTTGCAGTCCGTTGCTCTTCAAGAAGTCGACTGA
- a CDS encoding MBL fold metallo-hydrolase → MITSTPVSVSILSAGYCLHPELLTLKGGTIKPVAFPAGYALLRHPQHGPILFDTGYSSRFFEETAKLPASLYRHITPVVFKEGESAVERLREAGIAPEEIRYMVLSHFHADHIGGVRDFPKAQFIYLRKSYEAVHRLGPIKALRAGFLPGLLPGDFTARSLPVDEYSPQRPLPPGFPFTEAYDLLGDGSLLAVEMSGHAAGMIGLFVSGDGYDYLLCADTVWSSRAFRENRRPHPAAGLIMSDRKEYRHNFDRLRVIHENFPGLRIVPSHCREALALWGTGGVR, encoded by the coding sequence ATGATAACTTCAACTCCGGTATCGGTGTCTATCCTGTCAGCAGGGTACTGTCTGCATCCCGAGCTATTGACGCTGAAGGGCGGTACAATCAAACCCGTCGCTTTTCCTGCGGGCTATGCGCTGCTGAGGCATCCGCAGCATGGGCCAATCCTGTTCGATACAGGCTACAGTTCACGTTTCTTTGAGGAAACGGCGAAGCTGCCGGCTTCATTGTACCGCCATATTACACCTGTAGTTTTCAAAGAGGGAGAAAGTGCCGTGGAGCGGCTCCGGGAAGCCGGTATTGCGCCGGAGGAGATCCGTTATATGGTGCTGTCCCATTTTCATGCTGACCATATCGGCGGTGTCCGGGATTTTCCCAAGGCGCAGTTTATTTATTTGCGGAAGTCATACGAGGCGGTACACCGCCTTGGCCCCATCAAGGCGCTCCGGGCCGGATTTCTTCCGGGACTGCTGCCGGGGGATTTCACTGCTCGTTCCCTGCCCGTGGACGAGTATTCGCCACAACGCCCGCTGCCCCCCGGATTTCCTTTCACGGAAGCTTACGATCTGCTTGGCGACGGCAGTCTGCTGGCGGTGGAGATGTCCGGCCATGCTGCGGGAATGATCGGCTTGTTTGTGTCCGGAGACGGATATGACTATCTGCTCTGTGCGGACACCGTATGGTCCAGCCGGGCCTTCCGCGAGAACCGCAGGCCGCATCCGGCAGCCGGTCTCATTATGTCTGACCGCAAGGAATACCGGCATAATTTTGACCGTTTACGGGTGATTCACGAGAATTTTCCCGGCCTGCGGATTGTGCCCAGCCACTGCCGTGAGGCACTGGCTCTATGGGGAACAGGCGGTGTCCGATGA
- a CDS encoding aldo/keto reductase, translating to MQYRNLSRTGIRVSAYALGGGVIGSGNKDEAECFQMIHKAIDSGINFLDTSDIYSGGESERIIGKALAGRRSEVILATKVGNPKSGAVNHQGVSRLWIRHAVENSLRSLQTDYIDLYQLHRPFADTDFEETLDVLTDLVKEGKVRYIGTSNHQAWQIAEAQAVSSRRLLQRFVSEQSPYSILKRAIELDLPGAADKYNLGLLVYGPLAGGLLTGKYRAGHAAAEDSRAARYKGHSAGEALDPERPQNKNKFELIHKLQTVADEAGISLPHMAVAFTQTHPAVTSTIIGPRTPLQLGNFLSGANLQLSADVLDAIDRIVPPGSNVDDVDRAWTPDWLSAAQRRR from the coding sequence ATGCAATATCGAAATTTATCCCGTACAGGTATCCGTGTCAGTGCCTACGCCCTTGGCGGAGGCGTCATCGGATCAGGTAACAAAGACGAGGCTGAATGCTTTCAAATGATTCATAAGGCCATAGATTCCGGGATCAACTTCCTGGATACTTCGGATATTTACTCCGGCGGCGAATCCGAGCGGATCATCGGCAAAGCACTGGCCGGACGGCGCAGTGAGGTTATATTGGCGACCAAGGTAGGCAACCCCAAAAGCGGGGCAGTCAATCATCAGGGCGTTTCAAGGTTGTGGATCAGACATGCCGTCGAGAACAGTCTGCGTAGTCTGCAGACCGACTATATTGATCTGTACCAGCTCCACAGACCTTTTGCGGATACCGATTTCGAGGAAACGCTCGATGTGCTGACAGATCTGGTGAAAGAAGGGAAAGTCCGGTATATCGGAACCTCCAATCATCAGGCCTGGCAAATTGCCGAAGCGCAGGCCGTAAGCAGCCGTCGGTTATTGCAGCGCTTCGTCAGTGAGCAGTCTCCTTACTCTATCCTTAAAAGGGCCATCGAGCTAGATCTTCCAGGGGCGGCGGACAAATATAATCTTGGGCTTCTTGTATACGGGCCACTGGCCGGAGGACTACTGACTGGTAAATACAGAGCAGGCCATGCTGCAGCCGAAGATTCGCGAGCCGCTCGCTATAAGGGACATTCCGCCGGGGAGGCACTTGATCCTGAACGTCCCCAAAACAAAAATAAATTTGAGCTCATCCATAAACTGCAGACCGTAGCCGATGAGGCAGGAATCTCTCTGCCGCATATGGCTGTTGCTTTTACACAAACGCATCCAGCGGTAACTTCGACAATTATCGGACCACGAACCCCTCTGCAGCTGGGTAACTTTTTAAGCGGAGCCAATCTGCAGCTCAGCGCGGATGTGCTGGACGCCATAGACCGGATCGTCCCCCCAGGCAGCAACGTTGACGATGTGGACCGGGCCTGGACACCGGATTGGCTATCAGCGGCGCAGCGCAGACGGTAA
- a CDS encoding NUDIX domain-containing protein produces MPISEYYRSLRNKVGSELLMVPSVAAVIRNEEGDILLLRKGGEQLWGLPAGAIEPGETPSRALRREVFEETGLMVNPLRIIGVFGGEKYTYEYINGDRVQYSVIVFECSIVKGTLRSVDGEAEELVFFSGEKLPELAIPYPRRYLEEMLIIGPSSNKAVIKLWG; encoded by the coding sequence ATGCCGATATCTGAATATTACCGCAGTCTGCGCAATAAGGTTGGGAGCGAATTATTGATGGTGCCGTCTGTCGCAGCAGTGATCCGAAATGAGGAAGGCGATATTCTACTGCTCCGCAAAGGAGGGGAACAGCTGTGGGGTTTACCCGCAGGTGCCATTGAACCTGGTGAGACCCCATCAAGGGCACTGCGCCGGGAGGTGTTTGAAGAAACGGGCTTAATGGTGAATCCGCTGCGGATTATCGGCGTATTTGGCGGTGAGAAATATACATATGAATACATCAACGGGGACCGGGTCCAATATTCGGTCATTGTGTTTGAATGTTCAATCGTCAAAGGAACACTCCGAAGTGTGGACGGGGAGGCAGAGGAGCTGGTGTTTTTTAGCGGGGAAAAGCTTCCTGAACTGGCGATCCCCTATCCCCGGAGATATTTAGAGGAGATGCTGATAATCGGGCCATCTTCGAATAAGGCTGTCATCAAGCTATGGGGATGA
- a CDS encoding DUF4265 domain-containing protein, which yields MPGTVGLHICFDKRGREIEVLDVTPVAQGKYRIEETPIFNPCIALGDIIRVEEKQGIAYYVETVQKSGYVRYAWLLSKEAAVSQEIHEFKRRITEHKGRWEQIFGGLLVIHLSKHSGVDVEAEMALILKRFEI from the coding sequence ATGCCGGGTACGGTAGGACTGCATATTTGCTTTGATAAGCGCGGCCGCGAGATTGAAGTTCTGGATGTGACACCGGTGGCGCAGGGCAAATACCGTATTGAAGAAACGCCGATTTTTAATCCGTGCATTGCCCTTGGAGATATTATTAGAGTCGAGGAAAAGCAGGGAATAGCCTACTATGTGGAAACGGTGCAGAAATCGGGTTATGTCAGATATGCCTGGCTGCTCAGCAAAGAGGCGGCAGTTTCGCAGGAAATTCATGAATTCAAACGGCGGATAACGGAACATAAGGGCAGGTGGGAGCAGATCTTCGGCGGGCTGCTGGTGATCCACCTTTCCAAGCACTCCGGGGTTGACGTAGAAGCCGAAATGGCGCTGATTCTGAAACGTTTTGAAATTTAA
- a CDS encoding F390 synthetase-related protein, translating to MRRLTRTLRYYILTRWGRRWKDRAALEQWQERRIRQHVERIRRLSPFYRDLWADMPAEEWRCFPAIEKQLMMDYFDTLNTAGITKDMAFAEAYEAENSRYFKPTLHGITVGLSSGTSGNRGIFLVSEQEQAAWTGTVLAKLLPGGLWQRAKIAFFLRANSNLYESVRQGRLQFQYFDLLEPVPQLIARLEQYSPDIWIAPPSMLRMLAEARLSGGLTVQPRRLISVAEVLDPLDREHIERTFGQTVHQAYQCTEGFLGCTCKYGMLHLNEDIVHIEKEYLDRESRRFVPVVTDFSRSVQPIIRYRLNDILTESAAPCPCGSLFTAIERIEGRCDDILYLPHSENGQLVTLFPDFVTRAVLAASPEIEHYRVIQRSPLDLEISYRTRRGSAKDIESLLAGEFSRLFTRFSCIPPQLQFTDYSFTPGAVKLRRVERSWKL from the coding sequence ATGAGACGGCTGACGCGGACGCTCCGGTACTACATCCTTACCAGATGGGGACGCCGCTGGAAGGACCGGGCAGCCCTGGAGCAATGGCAGGAACGGCGGATACGGCAGCATGTGGAACGAATCCGCCGGCTATCGCCGTTTTACCGCGATCTGTGGGCGGATATGCCGGCGGAAGAGTGGCGGTGTTTTCCCGCTATAGAAAAACAGCTTATGATGGATTATTTCGATACGCTCAACACAGCAGGAATTACCAAAGACATGGCTTTTGCTGAGGCTTATGAGGCGGAAAACAGCCGTTATTTCAAGCCGACGCTGCATGGCATTACCGTTGGCCTGTCGTCGGGAACGTCGGGAAACCGCGGGATATTTCTGGTCAGTGAACAGGAGCAGGCCGCCTGGACAGGTACTGTATTAGCGAAGCTGCTGCCCGGAGGGCTGTGGCAGCGCGCCAAGATCGCTTTTTTCCTGCGGGCGAACAGCAATCTCTATGAGTCTGTCCGGCAAGGGCGCCTGCAATTTCAATATTTTGATCTGCTGGAGCCGGTTCCGCAGCTGATCGCACGGCTGGAGCAGTACAGTCCTGACATCTGGATCGCCCCGCCGTCCATGCTCCGTATGCTCGCCGAGGCGCGGCTGTCGGGAGGCCTGACGGTTCAGCCGCGCCGCCTGATCTCTGTAGCGGAAGTGCTGGACCCGCTGGACCGGGAGCATATTGAGCGGACCTTCGGCCAGACCGTTCACCAGGCTTATCAATGTACGGAGGGTTTTCTCGGCTGCACCTGTAAATACGGCATGCTGCACCTTAATGAAGATATTGTTCATATTGAAAAAGAGTATCTTGACCGTGAATCCAGGCGCTTCGTGCCGGTTGTGACGGACTTTTCAAGAAGCGTCCAGCCCATTATCCGCTACCGGCTGAACGACATTCTTACCGAATCGGCGGCTCCATGCCCCTGCGGCTCTTTGTTTACGGCGATAGAACGGATTGAAGGGCGGTGCGATGATATTCTGTACCTGCCCCATTCGGAGAATGGCCAGCTGGTCACGCTGTTTCCCGATTTTGTCACCCGGGCTGTGCTGGCGGCTTCACCGGAGATCGAGCATTACCGGGTCATTCAGCGCAGTCCGCTGGATCTGGAGATTTCGTACCGCACACGCAGGGGCAGCGCAAAGGATATAGAGTCCTTGTTGGCCGGAGAATTCTCGCGTTTGTTCACCCGTTTCAGCTGTATTCCGCCTCAGCTTCAATTCACCGATTACAGCTTCACACCTGGAGCGGTGAAGCTGCGCCGGGTAGAAAGGAGCTGGAAGCTTTGA
- a CDS encoding lipid II flippase Amj family protein encodes MTNSIIVVCILTMIIHTAETLSYSVRFAGVKLNKIAIALSLTGIIVLVSRTANMVQAPLTAKFVDYAKTHDTFPLDNYLRIIMLASSLGTLIAIALFPSFVGLCGRIISKLEIEGSIPKLLTSVTIGQLKNTRKYFRKPRVMLHSFRYLGIPKRFIIMNIFVTAFYTVGVLSSLLAAHLVPALSTTASQASGLINGLATIMLTIFIDPQLGIITHKAIENADSRDQLGKIYVLLMGSRFLGTLLGQLVLLPAAHVIIWLVQLI; translated from the coding sequence ATGACGAACAGTATAATTGTAGTGTGCATTCTGACCATGATCATTCACACAGCCGAGACGTTATCGTATTCGGTGCGCTTTGCCGGTGTGAAGCTCAACAAAATTGCCATCGCATTATCCCTGACGGGGATTATCGTGCTGGTGTCCAGAACGGCCAATATGGTCCAGGCTCCGCTGACGGCCAAATTTGTTGATTATGCCAAGACACATGATACCTTTCCGCTGGACAATTATTTGCGGATTATCATGCTGGCCTCTTCACTGGGTACCTTGATTGCCATTGCCTTGTTCCCGAGCTTTGTGGGGCTGTGCGGAAGAATCATCTCCAAGCTGGAGATTGAAGGCTCCATCCCCAAGCTGCTGACCAGTGTGACGATCGGCCAGTTGAAGAACACCCGCAAGTATTTCCGCAAGCCCAGAGTGATGCTGCACAGCTTCCGCTATCTGGGGATTCCGAAGCGCTTTATTATAATGAATATATTTGTTACCGCGTTCTATACGGTCGGTGTGCTGTCCTCATTGCTGGCCGCCCATCTGGTACCTGCCCTCAGCACTACCGCATCCCAGGCTTCCGGGTTGATCAACGGGCTCGCTACCATCATGCTGACGATCTTCATTGACCCTCAGCTTGGCATTATCACCCATAAAGCCATTGAAAATGCAGATTCCCGTGATCAGCTGGGGAAAATCTACGTCTTATTGATGGGCTCACGTTTCCTGGGGACTCTGCTGGGCCAGCTTGTACTTCTGCCGGCAGCTCATGTGATCATCTGGCTGGTGCAGCTCATTTGA
- a CDS encoding DUF2809 domain-containing protein produces MIYSSAVLLAMIMGLGSRAFGERLPPFAASHLGDALWASMIYFACRVLFTRKPLWQSLLLSLCFSFGIEFSQLYQGEWINGLRTTRAGGLILGKGFLWIDLLRYTVGIVFSYALDRFCWPKKSNNDV; encoded by the coding sequence ATGATATATAGCTCTGCTGTGCTTCTGGCGATGATCATGGGTCTCGGCTCCAGAGCTTTTGGCGAGCGGCTGCCGCCGTTTGCCGCCAGCCATCTGGGGGATGCACTCTGGGCATCGATGATTTATTTTGCCTGCCGTGTGCTGTTCACCCGGAAACCTCTATGGCAGTCGCTGCTTCTAAGCCTGTGCTTCAGCTTCGGAATTGAGTTCAGCCAGCTCTACCAGGGGGAATGGATCAACGGGCTGCGGACTACCAGGGCAGGGGGATTAATTCTGGGGAAAGGATTCCTCTGGATTGATCTTCTACGCTATACGGTGGGGATTGTTTTCTCCTATGCCTTGGACCGCTTTTGTTGGCCTAAAAAATCTAATAATGATGTCTAA